A genomic region of Plasmodium malariae genome assembly, chromosome: 14 contains the following coding sequences:
- the NOT4 gene encoding CCR4-NOT transcription complex subunit 4, putative, which produces MRRGGGSDKRFLRRTFNRLYYYKKNEKMEEVGASSSRKMNSTTGGVNSNNSNMNMNVNVNSNINSNIKNNNKTKSNNNGSFNSSVNSSINSSVNRNSNNKGERKGNPRGSYNSEKEGDELQVYEMGVGERKYDHDDDAVYLEELYDEKEDKYEEEKEEGQEEEAQEEDEQEIDEQEEEEQLQEEEVIEKDLELELEELDELDEVEKEKRKKKRSNKTLKGIKIKEKKNIYIDERETGMKNGEDSNEKGQDKNNIICPLCVEVLDETDRNFYPCDCGYQICLWCLYYIRDHMSNKCPACRRSYNEKKFIYNRETHEKLIKKQKNQHKNKNENNNSSTILCKYDLYKNSNIYNIHEYDNLLEIIKGIRVVQRNLVFVIGITTAYAKKNILKKNEYFGKYGQILNIIINKSQAYNPHYNGPSFSAYITYSNEKEAINAIYFIDGMILDGKVLKASFGTTKYCSSFLKSSSCGNEDCFYLHELGNVIDSFSKDDIHGPKHIYHDLLYFYFKKLPDKKNDTTGDTTASSALLKGIKKLEEEPSLTTSLAATAAASSSVAPIAVASTSGDVITVGGCMGTTNSSVFQTEYSKNDNKEIKKKIEGRNEEMESIHIFTSSNTEYKIYNEWKSQSAELAKGMTGKSTELTKEGVSKSVEDIRKDSKMKNVKDTKEKNVEEKKKWNSEEKFSTTAAASSSTTGAYNKEKNYLSSLQNIPYNKDSTTTPDACNNNNSSTFNIKNEELLNRNNSDEADAYYLDEISDNYPLITDVRYDKEKKKKMKKKMEKKKANEKKKNIEKEKLNEREKPKSEEIINRNEKNDQQQKQIMEGEKDAKKQKKKNQNSAITIDGSLTTASTTTNNNNKGEIEKKLANSGKDKVKGIENEEEKKKTSKMALRLGNFFNDLFDKSKKGLTVTELGKSTGTHTVLDEKRNNGQDVKNGSNVIPKQFYEESSKNEKKKEEGILRDDLTNCKKSRDHEDDEKKEIKGKEEKHANGKVTDSKAANEKMAYAKIVEEEEEKIKINKVSKKKETEKIARAEEKGGSEGVKKKMGKQKGGEVHPEDIGDEDNDDDDYDDDYDDDYDDDYDDDDDDDDDDDDDDVDYDEEDEEDDYDEDDHDKEDINLGKDRGDVQLKKERNNLKKYTEEQMIHVVEILKIKNCNASMTVWEAIQEYCSKLSDKEKKGDINNDAFHDIVISYMKENKHPDSEKKKNKKNSSSMNSSFNNNNTSNSTKSKTKQRDSYNNPKNRDVHEKKKKAVKDVVNEDQHAVDKENSKGVILDAVKEVLHSKGKKKKKNSLSKKSKFCRKVEDDVMSIIKEMMMHRVELKSKKNVNDKKKRESDEREGTGESDENSEKCALFDDLNIFIRNLCIAKSKAIQNNLKDNDTVYLIEDNKVDNKKKDSNSNSNSNSSSNNNNNSNNNSNNNSNNNSNNNSNNNSNNNNNNSNNSSNNSSNNNNNSNNSSNNNNSNNSSNNNSNDSSNNSSNSNNDYLLYAKDDRFFLKAYKGIMEYTLEKNTNLKYKKNLNENNTFDIYKKLILLKNSDLHNANDILFDKIFNEQINFVQQLCKSDFHLNRSENLLSSQKKGDTNIFQNNINNADKKISKKIQLTNFPKLWVNFNRSFHTKEVNEKVNLSA; this is translated from the exons ATGAGGAGAGGGGGAGGTAGTGACAAAAGGTTCTTGAGAAGAACGTTTAATCGCTtgtattattacaaaaagaATGAGAAGATGGAAGAGGTAGGTGCTAGTAGTAGCAGAAAGATGAACAGCACCACTGGTGGTGTTAACAGTAACAACAGCAACATGAATATGAACGTCAACGTTAATAGTAAcattaatagtaatattaaaaacaacAATAAGACTAAGAGTAACAACAATGGTAGCTTCAATAGTAGTGTCAATAGTAGTATCAACAGTAGTGTCAATCgtaatagtaacaacaaAGGCGAAAGAAAGGGTAACCCGCGTGGAAGCTACAACAGCGAAAAGGAAGGAGATGAATTACAGGTATATGAAATGGGGGTTGGAGAAAGAAAATATGATCATGACGATGATGCAGTTTACTTGGAAGAGCTGTATGACGAAAAAGAGGATaaatatgaagaagaaaaagaagaaggaCAAGAGGAAGAAGCACAAGAAGAAGATGAACAAGAAATAGATGAACaggaagaagaagaacaACTACAAGAAGAAGAAGTAATAGAAAAAGATCTAGAACTAGAACTAGAAGAACTAGACGAATTAGACGaagtagaaaaagaaaaaagaaaaaaaaaaagaagtaataaaacacttaaaggaataaaaataaaggaaaagaaaaacatttatatagatGAAAGAGAAACAGGAATGAAGAATGGGGAAGATAGTAATGAAAAAGGacaagataaaaataatattatatgtccTTTATGTGTAGAAGTGTTAGATGAAACAGACAGAAATTTTTATCCATGTGATTGTGGTTATCAAATATGTTTATGgtgtttatattatataagagATCATATGAGTAATAAATGTCCAGCATGTAGAAGAAgttataatgaaaagaaatttatatataatagagaAACACATGAAAAGTTGattaaaaaacagaaaaatcagcataaaaataaaaatgaaaataataatagtagtactATATTGTGTAAAtatgatttatataaaaactcgaacatatataatattcatgaGTATGACAATCTGTTAGAGATAATTAAAGGAATTAGAGTTGTACAGAGAAATTTAGTATTTGTTATAGGTATTACTACTGCATATGCAAAAaagaacattttaaaaaaaaatgaatattttggTAAATATGGTCAGATATTAAACATCATAATTAACAAGTCACAGGCATATAATCCACACTATAATGGTCCATCCTTTAGTGCATACATAACATATagtaatgaaaaagaagCTATTAATGCTATTTACTTTATTGATGGTATGATATTAGATGGAAAAGTTTTAAAAGCTTCTTTTGGTACTACGAAATATTGTTCatcctttttaaaaagttcatCATGTGGTAATGAAGATTGCTTTTATCTACATGAGCTAGGAAATGTTATTGATAGTTTTTCTAAAGATGATATACATGGTCccaaacatatatatcatgatctgttatatttttattttaaaaaattgcccgataaaaaaaatgatactaCTGGTGATACAACTGCTAGTAGTGCACTGTTGAAGGGAATCAAAAAGTTAGAGGAAGAACCAAGCCTTACCACTTCATTAGCTGCCACAGCAGCCGCTTCTTCGTCTGTAGCTCCGATAGCAGTAGCTTCTACATCCGGAGATGTTATAACTGTAGGTGGATGCATGGGAACCACCAACTCGAGTGTTTTCCAGACGGAGTATTCGAAGAATGACAAtaaggaaattaaaaaaaaaatcgaagGAAGGAATGAAGAGATGGAaagtattcatatatttacgtCAAGCAACACAGagtataaaatttacaatgAATGGAAATCCCAAAGTGCAGAGTTAGCAAAAGGGATGACTGGAAAGAGCACCGAGTTAACGAAAGAGGGTGTTAGCAAAAGTGTTGAGGATATAAGAAAGGACTCAAAgatgaaaaatgtaaaagatacaaaggaaaagaatgttgaagaaaaaaaaaaatggaattcGGAGGAAAAGTTTTCCA CTACTGCTGCAGCTTCTTCCTCAACTACGGGTGCTTATAATAAGGAGAAGAATTACTTAAGCTCCTTGCAGAATATTCCCTACAATAAGGACAGTACTACTACTCCTGATGcctgtaataataataattccaGTACGTTTAACATCAAAAACGAAGAACTTTTAAACAGAAACAACAGTGATGAGGCGGATGCATATTACCTGGACGAAATTTCGGATAATTATCCTCTTATAACGGATGTGCGGTatgataaggaaaaaaagaaaaaaatgaaaaagaaaatggaaaaaaaaaaagctaacgagaagaagaaaaatattgaaaaggaaaaacttaATGAAAGGGAAAAACCTAAATCGGAGGAGATCATTAACCGGAATGAAAAGAATGATCAGcaacaaaaacaaataatggAGGGTGAAAAGGATGcaaagaagcaaaaaaaaaaaaatcaaaatagtGCCATTACTATAGATGGTAGTTTAACTACTGCTTCCACAactactaataataataataagggagaaatcgaaaaaaaattagcgaACAGTGGAAAGGATAAGGTAAAAGGAATTGAAAATGaggaagagaaaaagaaaacatcAAAAATGGCCCTCAGGTTAGGTAACTTTTTCAATGATTTATTTgataaaagcaaaaaaggATTAACAGTAACAGAACTGGGGAAAAGTACTGGTACCCACACAGTTTTAGatgaaaagagaaataatGGACAAGACGTAAAAAATGGTAGTAATGTTATTCCCAAACAATTTTATGAAGAAAGTTCTAAAAatgagaagaaaaaagaagaaggaaTTTTAAGAGATGATCTGACGAATTGTAAAAAGAGTCGAGACCATGAAGATGATGAAAAGAAGGAAATTAAAGGAAAGGAAGAGAAACACGCAAATGGTAAAGTAACAGATAGTAAAGCagcaaatgaaaaaatggcGTATGCTAAAATCGTTGAAgaggaagaggaaaaaataaaaataaataaagttagcaaaaaaaaagagacaGAAAAAATAGCAAGAGCAGAGGAAAAAGGAGGGAGTGAAGgtgtaaagaaaaagatgGGGAAACAGAAAGGAGGTGAGGTGCACCCAGAGGATATAGGTGATGAGGATAACGACGATGATGATTATGATGACGATTATGATGACGATTATGATGACGATTATGACGACGATGATGACGACGATGATGACGACGATGATGACGATGTTGACTATGATGAGGAGGATGAGGAGGATGACTATGATGAGGATGACCATGACAAAGAAGATATAAATTTGGGTAAAGATAGGGGTGATGTACAGTtgaaaaaggaaaggaacaacttaaaaaagtatacaGAAGAACAAATGATACATGTGGTTGAAAtcttgaaaataaaaaattgcaatGCAAGTATGACAGTTTGGGAGGCAATACAGGAATACTGTAGCAAACTGAgtgataaggaaaaaaaaggggatataaataatgacgCATTTCACGATATTGTGATTTCGTATATGAAAGAAAATAAGCATCCAGACAGtgaaaagaagaagaacAAGAAAAATAGCAGCAGCATGAATAGCAGCttcaacaacaacaacaccAGCAACAGCACcaaaagtaaaacaaaacaaaggGATAGCTATAATAACCCTAAAAATAGGGACGTGcacgaaaaaaagaagaaagcgGTAAAGGATGTAGTGAACGAAGACCAGCACGCTGTAGATAAGGAAAACTCAAAGGGAGTGATCTTGGATGCAGTTAAAGAAGTATTACATAGTAagggaaagaaaaagaagaagaattctttaagtaaaaaaagtaaattctGTAGAAAAGTTGAGGATGACGTTATGAGCATAATAAAAGAGATGATGATGCATCGAGTGGAATTGAAAAgtaagaaaaatgtaaatgataagaaaaaaagggagTCGGATGAAAGAGAAGGAACAGGCGAAAGCGATGAAAACTCGGAAAAATGTGCGTTATTCGACGACCTTAACATTTTCATCAGGAATTTATGCATTGCTAAGAGCAAAGCGATTCAAAATAACTTGAAGGACAACGATACAGTGTACTTAATAGAAGATAACAAGGTtgacaataaaaaaaaagatagtaatagtaatagtaatagtaatagtagtagtaataataataataatagtaataacaatagtaataacaatagtaataacaatagtaataacaatagtaataacaatagtaataacaataataataatagtaataacagtagtaataacagtagtaataataataataatagtaataacagtagtaataataataatagtaataacagtagtaataacaatagtaatgacagtagtaataatagtagtaatagtaataatgacTATCTGTTATATGCCAAGGATGatcgtttttttttaaaggctTATAAAGGAATAATGGAATATACactagaaaaaaatacaaatttaaaatataaaaagaatctTAACGAAAATAACACATttgatatttataaaaaattaattttattaaaaaattcagaCCTACACAATGCCAATGATATCCTTTTtgacaaaatatttaatgaacaaataaactTTGTTCAACAGTTATGTAAATCCGATTTTCACCTGAACAGGtcagaaaatttattatcaAGTCAGAAAAAAGGAGATAccaatatttttcaaaataatatcaataatgctgataaaaaaatctcaaaaaaaatacaactaACTAATTTCCCAAAATTGTGGGTTAATTTTAATAGATCCTTTCATACGAAAGAGGTAAATGAAAAAGTCAATCTAAGTGCTTAG
- the PmUG01_14069600 gene encoding tetQ family GTPase, putative — MLKKILTVHNICAKYRKRFFCHELVNLGILAHIDAGKTTISEDILYNANEIRVKGNINDQNTQLDFLKQERERGITIKTAYSCFKWNEVHVNLIDTPGHVDFSNETFLSLCVSDKCVIVVDAKEGLQIQTINIFRYIKENIPIYFFLNKMDIHEADIEYNCTSIKNNLSKKSLLITYPIYENKKLKYILDLPSMLLYSYPQVKYGQKIIFKKIPLGPVLKASKFENVHNHFDSIEFCNDNIIPSGEDEQTRNFKILNILNYNIVDYVVKKREEIVEVLCDLDPELEYKYLNNIKINYDNVKKSLIKCINMKHIFPIFSGSALNSCGVHLLLDYVTYTDASYNYPYNSTQRKGKEHDNMSLCAPKWSDKTGMCLLSNKERNIVGGINGSGSSSSGSSSSGSSISGRSEVKAGGSDQSRGTANTPNAISSRLIMSMKNSLLNKKYEPGHFFKTIIFIFKLVKEKNGYNTFCKVLKGKITKNSNLLNIRNNKNEIVKNIYKVKADRYVMTKELKTNDIGMIRGFQNILVCDIICETEEQKGDVQEKLCNKGLIDYVSQREENKRMIKDNKSRELIMDNEYDDGGKIKVPHDDVYSFNDIYKLMKGEIKNKELWYFLKSYKKRIRKNIVVCTCAIEPRDCRKEKELKKILNNICLEDNSIISYTDKNNKLIIGSIGILNIEVTLDKIRCDYNIDIRTEDVEIIQKEYIIGNYEDTIKKQMKVNSNFSSITIGLSIKEKEFVDISKYIQSILKYDSTYYSTSSKILKGEMEGETGGVEEDEADEVNDEEDVTFLKNEDISSSSLRRKSSTLHKYNFGAERKISNYFKGTINEMNHFKRKVQINSNCHTNEQMENLKKELTVGEIFHSSYAGDRTGKANSLKMDEYNHWCEKRAWEEEMERIKEPNEGGYDEVRCEKVEHDEVNDGNIDEYLQNLNYEDLFRSTVSVDKNVELYINELKEKKKKKKNFYNEILRNCIISLKNCLSNGYKTNGNIINTEIKITKLEIPEDCTIAVAKYACNDLYYKMIRKANVCIASPLSLLQIHTDESYVGIIVKDLIQYRNGSIIQIMENTEQQGFKIMKIIAIIPVKFTNNYASILRSISSGHANFFMTFCGYKKD; from the coding sequence atgttaaaaaaaatattaactgttcataatatttgtGCAAAATATAGGAAAAGGTTTTTTTGCCATGAATTAGTAAACTTAGGAATTCTTGCACATATTGATGCAGGAAAAACAACAATATCAGaagatattttatataatgccAATGAAATAAGGGTAAAAGGAAACATAAATGACCAGAACACTCAGTtggattttttaaaacaagaAAGAGAAAGGGGAATAACAATTAAAACAGCTTATTCATGTTTTAAATGGAATGAAGTGCACGTAAATTTAATTGATACCCCAGGGCATGTTGATTTTAGCAATGAAACTTTCTTATCTTTGTGTGTATCTGATAAATGTGTCATTGTTGTGGATGCAAAGGAAGGATTACAAATTcaaacaataaatatttttcgttatataaaagaaaatattcctatatatttttttttaaataaaatggataTACACGAAGCAGACATTGAGTATAATTGTACAAgtatcaaaaataatttaagtaaaaaaagtttGCTCATAACATATccaatttatgaaaataaaaaattaaaatatatattagatcTGCCATCTATGTTGTTATATTCGTATCCCCAAGTTAAATATGGTCaaaagataatttttaaaaaaatacccCTAGGGCCAGTTTTAAAAGCTTCCAAATTTGAAAATGTACATAATCATTTTGATTCAATTGAATTTtgtaatgataatataataccATCAGGAGAAGATGAACAAacaagaaattttaaaattttgaatattctGAATTATAACATAGTTGATTATGTTGTAaagaaaagagaagaaaTCGTGGAAGTTTTATGTGATTTAGACCCTGAGCTAgagtataaatatttaaataatattaaaataaattatgacaATGTTAAGAAATCCTtgattaaatgtataaatatgaagCATATTTTCCCTATTTTTTCGGGGAGTGCCCTCAACTCATGCGGGGTGCATCTTCTCCTTGACTATGTTACATATACCGATGCCAGTTATAATTACCCTTACAATAGCACCCAAAGGAAGGGCAAAGAGCACGATAATATGAGTTTGTGTGCACCCAAATGGAGTGATAAAACCGGTATGTGTTTGTTAAGTAACAAGGAAAGAAATATCGTTGGCGGCATTAATGGCAGTGGTAGCAGTAGCAGTGGTAGCAGTAGCAGTGGTAGCAGTATCAGTGGTAGGAGCGAAGTGAAGGCTGGAGGAAGCGACCAATCCCGCGGAACAGCGAACACTCCTAATGCAATTTCTTCCCGGTTAATCATGTCAATGAAAAATAGCttacttaataaaaaatatgaacctgggcatttttttaaaacgattatatttatatttaagttagtaaaggaaaaaaatggatataaCACATTTTGTAAAGTGCTTAAAGGAAAAATCACGAAAAATTCGAATCTTCTTAATATtaggaataataaaaatgaaatagttaaaaatatatataaagtaaaagcAGACAGATATGTAATGACGAAAGAGTTAAAGACGAACGATATAGGAATGATCAGGGGATTTCAAAACATACTAGTTTGTGATATCATATGTGAAACGGAAGAACAAAAAGGGGATGTTCAGGAGAAGCTATGTAATAAGGGGCTTATTGATTATGTGTCCCAAAGAgaagaaaacaaaagaatGATCAAAGACAACAAAAGTAGAGAACTCATAATGGATAATGAGTACGACGATGGTGGAAAGATAAAGGTACCCCATGATGATGTATACTCCTtcaatgatatatataaattaatgaaaggagaaataaagaataaagaattatggtattttttaaaaagttacaaaaaaagaataagaaaaaatatcgTTGTTTGTACATGTGCAATAGAGCCAAGGGATTGtaggaaagaaaaagagtTGAAGAAAAttctaaataatatatgcttAGAAGATAATAGTATAATTTCCTACACagacaaaaataataaattaattattggCTCAATTGGTATTCTAAATATTGAAGTTACCCTAGATAAGATCAGGTGTGATTATAATATTGACATTCGGACGGAGGATGTTGAAATCATCCAGaaggaatatattatagGCAATTATGAAGATACTATTAAAAAACAGATGAAAGTTAACTCGAACTTTTCTAGTATCACGATCGGTTTGAGTATTAAGGAAAAGGAATTCGTAGACATCTCCAAGTATATTCAAAGTATCTTGAAGTATGACAGTACATATTATTCTACATCCTCTAAAATACTGAAAGGGGAAATGGAAGGGGAAACGGGGGGAGTAGAAGAAGACGAAGCAGACGAAGTAAATGATGAGGAAGATGTAACGTTTCTGAAAAACGAAGATATTAGCAGCTCCTCCTTAAGAAGAAAGAGTTCCACATTGCATAAGTACAATTTTGGCGCTGAAAGGAAAATTAGTAACTATTTTAAAGGTACAATCAACGAAATGAACCATTTCAAAAGAAAAGTACAAATTAATAGTAACTGTCATACAAATGAACAGATGGAAAACCTAAAAAAGGAGCTTACTGTAGGGGAAATATTTCATTCGAGTTATGCAGGAGATCGAACTGGTAAGGCTAATTCGCTTAAGATGGATGAATATAACCATTGGTGTGAAAAAAGAGCATGGGAGGAAGAAATGGAACGGATTAAGGAACCAAATGAGGGGGGATATGATGAAGTAAGATGTGAAAAGGTAGAACATGATGAAGTTAATGATGGAAACATAGACGAGTACCTTCAAAACCTTAACTACGAAGACTTATTCCGAAGTACGGTAAGTGTTGATAAAAATGTAGAGTTATATATTAACgaattaaaggaaaaaaaaaaaaaaaaaaaaaatttttataatgagaTTTTACGTAATtgtattatttcattaaaaaattgtttaagtAATGGTTACAAAACGAatggaaatattattaatacagaaattaaaataacaaaattagaAATACCAGAAGACTGTACCATAGCAGTAGCTAAATATGCATGCAATGATTTGTATTATAAGATGATTAGGAAAgcaaatgtatgtatagCAAGTCCTTTATCACTGCTGCAAATACATACAGACGAATCTTATGTTGGCATTATAGTAAAGGATTTGATTCAATATAGAAATGGATCTATTATTCAAATCATGGAAAATACAGAGCAACAAggttttaaaattatgaaaattattgcCATTATTCCTGTTAAGTTTACGAATAATTATGCTTCTATACTGAGGTCTATTTCGAGTGGCCATGCGAACTTTTTCATGACCTTTTGTGGCTACAAAAAAGATTAg